The following is a genomic window from Pseudomonadota bacterium.
CCTTTCGCAACGATGCCGCATCGAGATCGCGCACCATGTTGCCGTTGAAGCACAGGCTCATCGAGCCCCGCTCCTCCGAAACCACCACGACCACGGCATCGGTCTCCTCGGTGAGGCCCACCGCGGCCCGGTGCCGGGTGCCTAGCGACCGGTCCAACTTAGGTCGAGCGGTCAGAGGCAGCACGGCTCCCGCCTGCCACACGCGCCCCTCACGGATGATGACCGCACCGTCGTGCAGCGGGTTTTCGAAGCTCGGTACGAACACGCTGTAGAGCATCTCCTTGCTGACGGCGGCGTCGAGCACGGTACCCTGCTCGATGAATTCGCCAAGATCGGCATCGCGCTCGAACACCATGAGGGCACCGATACGTTTCTGGGCAAGCATCGACGCGGACTTGACGACCTCTTCGATGTCGTGTCCCTGCTGGGCAGCGCGTACGGAAGTGAAGAACGCACGCCGCCCGAAGCGCATCAAGGCGCGACGAATATCGTTCTGGAATATCACAACAATGATCAGTACCAAGGAAGTCAGCAGGGTATCGAGCATCTCGTACAACGTGAGCAACCCGAGCCGGCGCGAGGCCTGATACACGATGAACACGGCACCAAGCCCGATACCTATCTGCATCGCACGTGTACCCTTGATAACGAGAAGCACGTAGTAGATCACGAGCGCCACGAGGAAGATGTCGACGAGATCCCAAAGCCACAGCGACAGATCGCGGTCGAAGAACGCGGCGACGGCATTGATGAACTCGCTCACGGCCTGCCTCCGTGACGAGTGCGCAGCGCCTGCGCCACCATGGCCGCCTGCCGCATCGTGTCGACCTCGTGGACCCGTACCGCGTGCGCACCGGCAAGGACCGAGGCCGTCACCGCAGCAGCCGTGCCACCTTCACGCTCGAGCGGCGAGGGCTTGCGACCCGAAGCAGCCGCTGCGACCTCGGCGATGAAGCTCTTGCGGGAGGCTCCTACCAGCACTCTGTGATCGGTGTCGACAAACGCGCCCAGGTTGGCAAGCAGCGTCAGGGATTGGTCCCAAGTCTTGGCAAAACCTATGCCCGGATCGATCCAAATCGCACTGCGGGGCACGCCATGGGCTACGGCGCGCTGCGCCGCTGCCAGCACTTCGCGTCGGACATCCAGCACGACGTCGTCGTACTTGGTGTTCTCGGCGTCGATCTGCCCCGCTCCACGTGTATGCATCAAGACCAGCTCCGCTCCGCTTGCCGCGACGACCTGCAACAACTCCTCGTGCGCCCCACAAGACACATCGTTGACTATTGTAGCGCCTGCCGCGAGCGCCTGCCGAGCTACTTCGGCTTTTGTTGTGTCCACTGAGATGCGTACCGCCCGTGACTGTTCCACGAGCGCCCGAACGACCGGAACGACTCGAGCCGCCTCCACCTCCGCCGGCACCGAGCGCGCGCCGGACCCGTAGGTGCGTCCCGCCGGCCTGGAGGATTGGCCGCCCACATCTACGACGTGCGCGCCCTGGCTCAGAAGACGCCGCCCGTGCTCCAATGCGGCGCCCAGCTCGGAGTAACGGCCGCCGTCGGAGAAGGAATCGGGGGCCACGTTGAGCACTCCCCAGATCTCGCAGCGGGTTACGTCCGACATCTTGCGCCTTGCCAGCGACGCCCGGTCCTCTGCAATCTGCACAGGTTATGGTACGGACGGGCGCGTCCTTGGGAGGCGCCTTGCTAACTCCCTGAGGGGACTTCGCGCGGGCGTGGCTGGAAGATCGAGCTCTTTCTGTGCTTGTCCCGCGCCTGCTTCTGCTTTTCGGCGTAGCTCGGTATCACGATGCGCTCGCGGGTCGGCAGCGGTTGGCCGCTCATCGCGGCTTCGATTTCCTCGCTGTCCAGCGTCTCCCGCTCCAGCAGGGCATTGGCGATCGCATCGAGCTTGTCGCGGTTGTCCAGGATCAACCTGCGGACGCGCTCGTACTGCTCTGTGATGATGCGTCGCACCTCTACGTCGATGTCTCGGGCGGTCTGTTCGGAGTACTCGCCTCTGCGGGGACCAGGCATGAAGGGCAAGAACGACTCCTCCTGCTGGCCGTAGGCCACGGGCCCAAGGTTGTCGCTCATGCCCCAATCCGCGACCATGGAGCGTGCAAGCTCGGTGGCCTTGCGAAAGTCGTCCGCGGCACCGGTCGTGACCTGTTCGCAGGCGATCTCCTCGGCCACGCGACCTCCGAGCGCCATGGCGATGCGGTCAAGCGCCCACTCCTTCGAATAACCTACGCGATCCTCTTTGGGCAGCGACATGGTGACCCCCAAGGCTGGCCCACGCGGGATGATGGATACCTTGTGGACCGGATCGTGGTTGGGCAGCAGCAACGCGACCAGCGTGTGCCCAGCCTCGTGCCAGGCCGTGCGGCGCTTCTCCTGCTCGCTGATGATCATCGAGCGACGCTCGGATCCCATCAGCACCTTGTCCTTGGCCATCTCGAAATCCGTGGTGGCCACCGCGTCTCGATCGAGGCGCGCCGCCAGTAGAGCCGCTTCGTTGACCAGGTTCTCGAGGTCTGCCCCTGAAAAACCCGGCGAGCCGCGCGCGATGATCTCGAGGTCGACACTTGGATCCAGGGGCACTTTCTTGGTGTGGACTGCCAGAATGCCTGCGCGGCCGTTCATGTCGGGCCGAGGCACTGTGATCCGCCGGTCGAAGCGACCTGGTCGCA
Proteins encoded in this region:
- the cdaA gene encoding diadenylate cyclase CdaA, coding for MSEFINAVAAFFDRDLSLWLWDLVDIFLVALVIYYVLLVIKGTRAMQIGIGLGAVFIVYQASRRLGLLTLYEMLDTLLTSLVLIIVVIFQNDIRRALMRFGRRAFFTSVRAAQQGHDIEEVVKSASMLAQKRIGALMVFERDADLGEFIEQGTVLDAAVSKEMLYSVFVPSFENPLHDGAVIIREGRVWQAGAVLPLTARPKLDRSLGTRHRAAVGLTEETDAVVVVVSEERGSMSLCFNGNMVRDLDAASLRK
- the ftsH gene encoding ATP-dependent zinc metalloprotease FtsH, whose product is MKQSHKTLILWVMLIFMFVAIYQLVADGEQPRNVPYSEFIGDVRSNNVDRVDIKPRDNSAEFHYVSKASNQQRDSKVSIGIVGEQLNKELLERKIRVEYMPDDQNGLWGSILVTWVPMIFLLVVFFFFMRQLQASGGKAMSFGKARARLLNEAQNKVTFEDVAGIDEAKDDCEEIIAFLKDPKKFQRLGGRIPKGVLLMGAPGTGKTLLARAIAGEAGVPFFSISGSDFVEMFVGVGASRVRDLFEQGKKHAPCIIFIDEIDAVGRHRGAGLGGGHDEREQTLNQLLVEMDGFESNEGVIIIAATNRPDVLDPAILRPGRFDRRITVPRPDMNGRAGILAVHTKKVPLDPSVDLEIIARGSPGFSGADLENLVNEAALLAARLDRDAVATTDFEMAKDKVLMGSERRSMIISEQEKRRTAWHEAGHTLVALLLPNHDPVHKVSIIPRGPALGVTMSLPKEDRVGYSKEWALDRIAMALGGRVAEEIACEQVTTGAADDFRKATELARSMVADWGMSDNLGPVAYGQQEESFLPFMPGPRRGEYSEQTARDIDVEVRRIITEQYERVRRLILDNRDKLDAIANALLERETLDSEEIEAAMSGQPLPTRERIVIPSYAEKQKQARDKHRKSSIFQPRPREVPSGS
- the folP gene encoding dihydropteroate synthase, whose translation is MSDVTRCEIWGVLNVAPDSFSDGGRYSELGAALEHGRRLLSQGAHVVDVGGQSSRPAGRTYGSGARSVPAEVEAARVVPVVRALVEQSRAVRISVDTTKAEVARQALAAGATIVNDVSCGAHEELLQVVAASGAELVLMHTRGAGQIDAENTKYDDVVLDVRREVLAAAQRAVAHGVPRSAIWIDPGIGFAKTWDQSLTLLANLGAFVDTDHRVLVGASRKSFIAEVAAAASGRKPSPLEREGGTAAAVTASVLAGAHAVRVHEVDTMRQAAMVAQALRTRHGGRP